From the genome of Abyssicoccus albus, one region includes:
- the mutM gene encoding bifunctional DNA-formamidopyrimidine glycosylase/DNA-(apurinic or apyrimidinic site) lyase has protein sequence MPELPEVQLVVDDLKTIEGYTIESISLSDRIKLSHRQGKMAVVKHENLQQFEQSLIGQKINTIERRGKYIVMQLTNPINDKVVIAHLGMSGRFEINTNRVSSIPHTHTTFELNYETKTVYLHYIDPRRFGELRVLDHINEFKPFQQMAPEPFGIEGEAYFIDRFKQFKLNRSTISIKQFIMDAENVVGCGNIYANEALFICRIHPLRKVHVLTERKMRELYKEIVKLFIKSIERGGSSIHSYVHMDGEIGSMQDEFLIYQKKLCPICQKKVTSRRINQRNSFYCTNCQK, from the coding sequence ATGCCAGAATTACCAGAAGTGCAACTCGTCGTCGATGATTTGAAAACGATCGAAGGGTATACGATTGAATCAATCTCATTATCAGATCGAATTAAATTGAGTCATCGTCAAGGGAAGATGGCAGTCGTTAAACATGAAAATCTTCAACAGTTTGAACAATCATTAATCGGACAAAAAATTAATACGATTGAGCGACGTGGAAAATATATTGTGATGCAACTGACGAACCCTATTAATGATAAAGTAGTTATTGCGCATTTAGGGATGAGTGGTCGTTTTGAAATAAATACAAATCGAGTATCATCAATTCCTCATACGCATACAACATTTGAATTAAATTATGAGACGAAAACAGTGTACTTACATTATATTGACCCGAGACGATTCGGTGAGTTAAGAGTGCTAGATCATATCAATGAGTTCAAACCATTTCAACAGATGGCACCAGAGCCGTTTGGCATTGAAGGGGAAGCGTATTTTATTGATCGATTTAAGCAATTTAAACTCAATCGATCAACGATTTCAATCAAGCAGTTTATAATGGATGCAGAAAATGTTGTCGGTTGTGGAAATATTTATGCAAATGAAGCATTGTTCATTTGCCGTATACATCCACTTCGAAAAGTACATGTGTTGACTGAACGTAAAATGCGTGAACTTTATAAAGAAATCGTAAAACTATTTATTAAAAGTATCGAACGAGGAGGCTCATCGATTCATAGTTATGTCCACATGGATGGTGAAATCGGTTCAATGCAAGATGAATTTTTAATTTATCAAAAAAAGTTATGTCCTATATGTCAGAAAAAAGTGACGTCACGTCGTATTAATCAGCGAAATTCATTTTATTGTACAAATTGTCAGAAGTAA
- the nrdR gene encoding transcriptional regulator NrdR has translation MKCPACSHQNIRVIETRQSDDGTAIRRRRECDKCKYRFTSFERIEMAPLMVVKKNGNREMFSQDKLLNGLIRACEKRPIEYNTLLNLTKEVEQQIRERNEHEIPSEEVGEMVMKRLMDIDDVAYVRFASVYKEFKDINQLIDSISQLIPNPKEGR, from the coding sequence ATGAAATGTCCAGCCTGTAGTCATCAAAATATAAGAGTCATCGAAACAAGACAGTCAGATGATGGTACTGCGATTAGAAGACGACGTGAATGCGATAAATGTAAATATCGTTTCACATCTTTTGAGCGAATTGAAATGGCGCCGTTAATGGTAGTTAAGAAGAATGGAAATCGAGAGATGTTTAGCCAAGATAAGTTATTAAATGGATTGATTAGAGCGTGTGAAAAGCGTCCGATTGAGTATAATACATTACTCAATCTAACGAAGGAAGTAGAACAACAAATTCGCGAACGAAATGAACATGAGATTCCTTCCGAAGAAGTCGGAGAGATGGTGATGAAAAGATTGATGGATATTGATGATGTAGCTTATGTAAGATTTGCAAGTGTATATAAAGAATTTAAAGATATCAATCAATTGATTGATTCGATTTCTCAACTCATTCCAAATCCAAAAGAAGGACGATGA
- the coaE gene encoding dephospho-CoA kinase (Dephospho-CoA kinase (CoaE) performs the final step in coenzyme A biosynthesis.), protein MSMLIGLTGGIATGKSTAAKLFEQHGIPVVDADVVSRQMVEKGSEGLRKIVNHFGKTILNEDGTLNRKKLGELIFNDSSLRQQLNHILHPLIREEMNRQTTHLLKTNQHVIQDIPLLFENKLEQHFDLVIVVYIDQQEQIKRLQQRDDISYEAALSKVKSQAPIEDKKALAGIVLKNHGTIDALEEQVKETIQNHF, encoded by the coding sequence ATGAGTATGTTAATAGGATTGACTGGTGGTATTGCTACAGGTAAATCAACAGCCGCTAAACTGTTTGAACAGCATGGAATACCCGTTGTAGATGCTGATGTTGTGAGTAGACAAATGGTAGAGAAAGGCTCAGAGGGTTTACGAAAAATTGTTAATCATTTTGGTAAAACAATTTTAAATGAAGATGGGACATTAAATAGAAAAAAACTAGGTGAATTGATTTTTAATGACTCCTCATTGAGACAACAATTAAATCATATACTTCATCCATTAATTCGAGAAGAGATGAATAGGCAGACAACGCATCTATTGAAGACGAATCAACACGTCATTCAAGATATTCCATTATTGTTTGAAAACAAACTAGAACAACATTTTGACCTAGTCATTGTTGTTTATATTGATCAACAAGAACAGATTAAACGATTACAGCAAAGAGATGATATCTCTTATGAGGCGGCCTTATCTAAAGTAAAGTCTCAAGCACCTATAGAAGATAAGAAAGCATTAGCAGGTATTGTATTAAAAAATCATGGAACGATTGATGCGCTTGAAGAACAAGTAAAAGAAACAATCCAAAATCATTTCTAA
- a CDS encoding replication initiation and membrane attachment family protein — translation MHFTEMNPHDEFNVSISYYPSIMTHDILHALYVPIVGYDSVALYEYMMRFQSRPSQFQNHYIFMKELNMPLRVFEQTRHKLEAIGLIKTFVNTIDELNIFEYELVKPMSPNEYFNDPMMNVFLYKTVEKDRYLELRQQFVKSHTIHSDFKEVTKRYEEVFDHKLNHQMDESVNDPSTVQFVKDNESGGIPSEPSFDFELFQTLLRNNYIDLDSFTTETKQLIEQLSNLYSISPNHMKGILLDSLNGDKSINHKLLAQRARNFYQIEHNGQLPNIKLKDQQQDLSNQAHQIDERAQNESQSSKAQWFELQDKTPPIERFYMVSGGKVTEEDKKLIERITQETELPYGVANILIEYVYQLKDKTLPQKFTIQIAAQWAREGLKNAQQAMDYAKSYQQRQKQKQFDQQNRFKTKGVTPEWLERERQHNQQTKGNFSSTDNGHKNDQSSGSSEHEQDEETKQSIEAFQKILKQYKEGGKK, via the coding sequence ATGCATTTTACTGAAATGAATCCACACGATGAATTCAATGTATCAATTTCATATTATCCATCAATCATGACACATGATATTTTACATGCATTGTATGTACCCATCGTTGGGTATGATTCTGTTGCACTGTATGAATATATGATGAGATTTCAATCTAGACCAAGTCAATTTCAAAACCATTATATCTTTATGAAAGAATTGAATATGCCGCTGAGAGTATTCGAACAAACACGGCATAAACTAGAAGCAATCGGTCTAATAAAGACATTTGTTAATACGATTGATGAATTGAACATTTTTGAATACGAATTAGTTAAACCGATGTCACCAAATGAATATTTTAATGATCCGATGATGAATGTATTTTTGTATAAAACGGTTGAGAAAGATCGTTACTTAGAATTAAGGCAACAATTTGTAAAATCACATACGATTCATTCTGATTTTAAAGAAGTGACTAAGCGCTATGAAGAAGTGTTTGACCATAAACTAAATCATCAAATGGATGAATCGGTGAATGATCCCTCGACTGTTCAGTTCGTTAAAGATAATGAATCTGGAGGGATACCGAGTGAACCGTCATTTGATTTTGAATTATTCCAAACCTTATTAAGAAATAATTATATAGACTTAGATTCATTTACGACAGAAACAAAGCAATTAATTGAGCAACTATCCAACTTGTATTCCATTAGTCCGAATCATATGAAAGGCATATTGTTGGATTCTTTAAATGGTGATAAATCAATTAATCACAAATTGTTAGCGCAACGCGCAAGAAATTTTTATCAAATTGAACATAATGGTCAGCTACCAAACATTAAGTTGAAAGATCAGCAACAAGATTTATCTAATCAAGCACACCAAATCGATGAACGAGCTCAAAATGAATCTCAATCATCTAAAGCTCAATGGTTTGAGTTGCAAGATAAAACACCACCCATTGAACGTTTCTATATGGTTAGTGGGGGGAAAGTGACAGAAGAAGATAAAAAGTTAATCGAACGGATTACTCAAGAAACCGAATTGCCATACGGTGTTGCCAATATATTAATCGAATATGTGTATCAATTAAAAGATAAGACGTTACCACAAAAATTTACGATTCAAATTGCAGCGCAGTGGGCTAGAGAAGGTTTGAAAAATGCCCAACAAGCAATGGATTATGCGAAGTCATATCAGCAAAGACAAAAGCAAAAACAATTTGATCAGCAAAATCGATTTAAAACAAAAGGTGTCACGCCAGAATGGTTAGAACGTGAGCGTCAACATAATCAACAGACAAAAGGTAATTTTTCATCGACTGACAATGGACATAAAAATGACCAATCAAGTGGTTCGTCAGAACATGAACAAGATGAAGAAACGAAACAAAGTATCGAAGCGTTCCAGAAGATTTTAAAACAATATAAAGAAGGAGGTAAAAAATGA
- the dnaI gene encoding primosomal protein DnaI: MRSINDITGKIPNLQAQVQKVKEETFNHPEVIQLIKDNPSIPNELWEQNIPVLQEYIHQSKQCERCNCLDECINYTKGMAPVLHLEEHDITISYKPCDSQLAAREQQKLSSLIQSHHISKDILSANFDSLQFNSKKKAAIAAKAVQIAMGLEHGETPKGLYIHGPFGRGKSYILGATANELKSKHIPSVLVYWPEFIRELKASIKKGTTEDKVQAMKNARVLMIDDLGAEDLSEWTRDEILGAILHYRMINEMPTFISSNLTIDELRQYLSTVKSKVDTLKADRIIERILTLMEPVEIDGDNLRNKSL, from the coding sequence ATGAGGTCGATTAATGATATCACCGGTAAAATACCTAACTTACAAGCTCAAGTTCAAAAAGTGAAAGAAGAAACATTCAACCATCCTGAAGTCATTCAATTGATTAAGGACAATCCTTCAATTCCAAATGAATTATGGGAACAAAATATACCGGTACTTCAAGAATATATCCATCAGTCCAAGCAATGTGAACGTTGTAATTGTCTTGATGAATGCATAAATTATACTAAAGGGATGGCGCCAGTCCTTCATTTAGAAGAACACGATATTACAATTTCATATAAACCTTGTGATAGCCAATTAGCAGCAAGAGAACAACAAAAACTATCAAGTTTAATTCAAAGTCATCATATTTCAAAAGATATTTTAAGTGCAAACTTTGACAGTCTTCAATTTAATTCAAAAAAGAAGGCAGCAATCGCAGCTAAAGCGGTTCAAATTGCGATGGGCTTAGAGCATGGTGAAACACCGAAAGGGTTATATATTCATGGCCCATTTGGAAGAGGGAAGTCATACATTCTTGGTGCAACTGCCAATGAATTAAAGTCCAAGCATATTCCATCTGTTCTCGTGTATTGGCCAGAATTCATTAGAGAACTTAAAGCAAGTATTAAAAAAGGGACGACCGAAGATAAAGTCCAAGCGATGAAAAACGCAAGAGTCTTGATGATTGATGATTTAGGCGCTGAAGACTTAAGTGAGTGGACTCGTGATGAGATACTCGGTGCAATTTTACATTATAGAATGATTAACGAAATGCCTACATTTATATCATCCAATTTAACAATTGATGAGTTAAGACAATACTTATCAACGGTGAAATCGAAAGTCGACACATTAAAAGCGGATCGGATTATAGAGAGAATATTGACATTAATGGAACCAGTCGAAATCGATGGTGATAATTTGCGCAATAAAAGTTTATGA
- the polA gene encoding DNA polymerase I produces the protein MSNKLLLVDGNSLLFRSFHGIALLTNSKGMYTNAIFGFTRVLNKLIEKQQPTHILVAFDAGKTTFRHSTYEAYKGGRSKTPSELKEQFVPMRNLLDAYKIKWYELPNYEADDIIGTLSSEADRQGIETIILTGDRDLTQLVSEHVTVFYTTNKKGQDFEEYTIPFMQEKYELTPKQIIDMKGLMGDKSDNIPGVPKIGEKTAIKLLKEYESVENLYEHIDELKQSKMKDNLIEYKEDALMSKALATIETNAPIDVSIKDAVWDKDFDRSALVEMYKTLEFKSLLKDETFSTSPLTAAAEDKGYEDSYNTNVNSLNFDKLKEDSPLYIYIEHIEDRYIHKSPLAIALSDGEQVVITKFEHIRQHDELCSLLKDESIEKYVYDAKKVYVMFEQHDVTVKNITMDAMLGGFLLDPSVKVEGMSQLLHQLQLVTIPSEDEFYGKGKSRTVPDQDVLNQYISQKINALMECIPTVVDKLNEQQQLELLKELELPLSKVLASMEVRGIHVDVNTLHSMQSEIQHRIDDIKDEIYSLAGEEFNINSVKELGVILFEKLELPVIKKTKTGYSTAADVLTKLEDKHDIVKHILNYRILSKLQSTYVEGLQNEIYEDGKIHTRFNQTLAQTGRLSSLDPNLQNIPIRLEEGRLIRKAFKPFNDDYVLVALDYSQIELRVLAHITQDEHLIETFNNGGDIHTETARKVFNLADDTEVDSNLRRQAKAVNFGIVYGISDYGLSENLNIPRKQAKTFIDNYLKVYPNIQKYMDQVILDAKRNGYVETLLNRRRYIPEINSRNFHQRSFAERTAMNTPIQGTAADIIKMAMVKYDAQDFEDRYSAYLLLQIHDELIFEVHRDDVEAFYQDVKQLMENAYPLDVPLLVDGSYGESWYDTK, from the coding sequence ATGTCGAATAAGTTATTATTAGTAGATGGTAACAGTCTTTTATTTAGATCATTTCATGGGATAGCGTTATTAACAAATTCTAAAGGAATGTATACGAATGCTATTTTTGGATTTACGCGTGTTTTAAACAAACTGATTGAAAAGCAGCAACCGACACATATACTGGTTGCATTTGATGCGGGTAAGACGACATTTAGACATAGTACATACGAAGCGTATAAAGGCGGTCGTTCAAAGACTCCTTCTGAATTAAAAGAACAATTTGTGCCAATGAGGAATTTGTTAGATGCGTATAAGATTAAATGGTATGAACTACCGAACTATGAAGCGGATGATATCATTGGGACTTTATCGTCTGAAGCAGACCGTCAAGGGATTGAGACGATCATTTTGACAGGCGATCGTGATTTAACTCAACTCGTGTCTGAACATGTCACTGTATTTTATACAACGAATAAAAAAGGACAAGACTTTGAGGAATATACGATTCCTTTCATGCAAGAGAAATATGAACTAACACCTAAACAAATTATTGATATGAAAGGACTCATGGGAGATAAAAGTGATAACATCCCAGGTGTCCCAAAAATAGGTGAAAAGACAGCGATTAAGCTTCTTAAAGAATATGAATCTGTTGAAAATTTGTATGAACACATCGATGAATTAAAACAGAGTAAGATGAAAGATAATTTAATAGAGTACAAAGAAGATGCATTAATGAGTAAAGCTCTTGCGACAATTGAAACAAATGCACCGATTGATGTATCGATTAAAGATGCGGTATGGGATAAAGATTTCGACCGTTCAGCATTGGTTGAAATGTATAAAACGTTAGAATTTAAATCATTGTTAAAGGATGAAACGTTTTCAACGAGTCCATTAACTGCAGCAGCTGAAGACAAAGGTTATGAAGATTCGTATAATACAAATGTCAATTCGTTAAATTTTGATAAATTAAAAGAAGATTCTCCATTATATATTTATATAGAACATATTGAAGATCGATATATTCACAAGTCACCTCTTGCAATTGCATTAAGCGATGGTGAACAAGTCGTAATTACAAAATTTGAGCATATTCGTCAGCATGATGAATTATGTTCACTATTAAAAGATGAATCCATTGAAAAGTATGTTTATGATGCGAAAAAAGTTTATGTGATGTTCGAACAACATGATGTTACGGTGAAAAATATTACGATGGATGCAATGCTCGGTGGTTTTTTACTTGACCCTTCTGTTAAAGTTGAAGGGATGTCTCAGCTACTACATCAATTACAGTTAGTCACAATACCGAGTGAGGATGAGTTTTACGGTAAAGGAAAATCTCGTACAGTGCCTGATCAGGACGTATTAAATCAATACATTTCGCAAAAAATAAATGCATTAATGGAATGTATCCCGACAGTCGTCGATAAACTCAATGAACAGCAACAATTAGAGTTATTAAAAGAGTTAGAACTTCCTTTATCGAAAGTTCTAGCTAGTATGGAAGTCCGTGGAATACATGTTGATGTCAATACGCTACATTCAATGCAATCTGAAATACAGCATAGAATTGATGATATTAAGGATGAAATATATAGTTTAGCTGGCGAGGAATTTAATATTAATTCAGTGAAAGAATTAGGCGTAATCTTATTTGAGAAATTAGAACTCCCAGTGATCAAAAAAACAAAGACTGGCTATTCAACAGCAGCTGATGTATTGACAAAATTAGAAGATAAGCACGACATTGTTAAACATATATTGAATTATCGAATATTATCTAAACTTCAATCGACATATGTTGAAGGTCTTCAAAACGAAATATATGAAGATGGTAAGATTCATACTCGATTTAATCAAACGTTAGCACAAACTGGACGGTTATCTAGTTTAGATCCTAACCTACAAAACATACCAATCCGATTAGAAGAAGGACGCTTAATTCGAAAAGCATTTAAGCCTTTTAATGACGATTATGTTCTTGTTGCCTTGGATTATTCACAAATTGAATTAAGGGTGCTGGCACATATTACACAAGATGAACATTTGATTGAAACATTTAATAATGGAGGAGATATTCACACTGAAACAGCACGAAAAGTATTTAATTTAGCGGATGATACAGAAGTGGATAGTAATTTAAGAAGGCAAGCAAAGGCTGTTAACTTTGGAATCGTATACGGTATTAGTGATTATGGTTTGAGTGAAAACTTAAACATTCCTAGAAAGCAAGCAAAAACATTCATCGATAATTATTTGAAAGTATATCCAAATATACAAAAGTATATGGATCAAGTGATTCTAGATGCGAAGCGCAATGGATATGTGGAAACATTATTAAATAGACGCCGTTATATTCCTGAAATTAACAGTCGAAATTTCCATCAGCGTAGCTTTGCAGAGCGAACTGCGATGAACACACCGATACAAGGAACTGCTGCAGACATTATTAAAATGGCAATGGTTAAATATGATGCACAAGATTTTGAAGACAGATATAGTGCGTACTTATTGTTACAAATACATGATGAACTTATATTCGAAGTGCATCGTGACGATGTTGAAGCGTTTTATCAAGATGTAAAGCAGCTCATGGAGAATGCCTATCCTTTAGATGTCCCTCTGCTTGTAGATGGTTCATACGGGGAATCATGGTATGACACGAAATAA
- a CDS encoding glyceraldehyde-3-phosphate dehydrogenase has translation MTKIAINGLGRIGRMVLRAAALRNELDIVAINASYPVETLVHLIKYDTTHGKFDGEVSVESEDTINVNGQSIKITNDRVPANLPWKSMGIDLVIEATGKFNYPEKAQGHIDAGAKKVLLTAPGKGGVHTIVMGVNDDQLDVKTHDVISNASCTTNCLAPVAKVLNDKFGIENGLMTTVHAFTNDQKNIDNPHKDLRRARSCSESIIPTSTGAAKALSLVIPELEGKLHGMALRVPTTNVSLVDLVVDLKKDVTVEEVNNAFIEASKNELKGILATSDEPLVSKDFNTNPNSAVIDTLTTMVMDDNKVKVLAWYDNEWGYSNRVVDLALKIGKEI, from the coding sequence ATGACGAAGATTGCGATTAATGGTTTAGGACGTATTGGTAGAATGGTGTTAAGAGCTGCTGCATTGAGAAATGAATTAGATATTGTAGCGATTAATGCGAGTTATCCAGTAGAGACGTTAGTACACTTAATTAAATATGACACAACGCATGGAAAGTTTGATGGAGAAGTGTCTGTTGAATCAGAGGATACAATTAATGTGAATGGCCAATCAATCAAAATCACAAACGATCGTGTACCAGCAAACTTACCTTGGAAGTCTATGGGTATTGATTTAGTTATTGAAGCAACTGGTAAATTTAATTATCCTGAGAAAGCACAAGGTCATATCGATGCGGGTGCGAAGAAAGTATTACTTACAGCGCCTGGTAAAGGTGGCGTTCATACGATTGTTATGGGTGTCAATGATGATCAATTAGACGTTAAAACACATGATGTAATTAGTAATGCAAGTTGTACGACAAACTGTTTAGCGCCTGTAGCAAAAGTATTAAATGATAAATTTGGTATAGAGAATGGTTTAATGACAACGGTACATGCATTTACGAATGATCAAAAAAATATCGACAATCCGCATAAAGATTTACGTAGAGCACGTTCATGTTCAGAAAGTATTATTCCAACATCTACAGGAGCGGCGAAAGCATTATCACTTGTTATCCCTGAATTAGAAGGTAAGTTACACGGAATGGCATTGCGTGTACCAACGACGAATGTATCGCTAGTAGATTTAGTTGTTGACTTGAAGAAAGATGTAACGGTTGAAGAAGTGAATAATGCATTTATTGAAGCAAGTAAAAATGAATTAAAAGGAATATTAGCAACATCAGATGAGCCATTAGTATCTAAAGATTTTAATACAAATCCAAATTCAGCAGTTATTGATACGTTAACGACAATGGTGATGGATGATAATAAAGTAAAAGTGCTTGCATGGTATGATAATGAGTGGGGTTATTCTAACCGTGTCGTTGATTTAGCATTAAAGATTGGGAAAGAGATTTAA